The Chanodichthys erythropterus isolate Z2021 chromosome 12, ASM2448905v1, whole genome shotgun sequence genome contains a region encoding:
- the akt3b gene encoding RAC-gamma serine/threonine-protein kinase → MNDQNVVKEGWVQKRGEYIKNWRPRYFLLKTDGSFIGYKEKPQDADLAYPLNNFSVAKCQLMKTERPKPNTFIIRCLQWTTVIERTFHVDSPDERDEWVEAIQMVADKLAKQEEEGILCSPISQIENVNEEEMDTSTSHHKRKTMNDFDYLKLLGKGTFGKVILVREKASGTYYAMKILKKEVIIAKDEVAHTLTESRVLKNTRHPFLTSLKYSFQTKDRLCFVMEYVNGGELFFHLSRERVFSEDRTRFYGAEIVSALDYLHSAKIVYRDLKLENLMLDKDGHIKITDFGLCKEGITDAATMKTFCGTPEYLAPEVLEDNDYGRAVDWWGLGVVMYEMMCGRLPFYNQDHEKLFELILMEEIKFPRTLSADAKSLLSGLLIKDPNKRLGGGPDDAKEIMRHSFFTALDWQDVYDKKLVPPFMPQVSSETDTRYFDEEFTAQTITITPPEKYDEDGMDSADSERRPHFPQFSYSASGRE, encoded by the exons ATGAACGACCAGAACGTAGTGAAAGAGGGATGGGTGCAGAAGAGAG GTGAATACATCAAGAACTGGAGGCCGCGGTACTTCCTGTTAAAGACAGATGGGTCGTTTATTGGATATAAAGAGAAGCCGCAAGATGCAGATTTAGCGTATCCGCTCAACAACTTCTCTGTCGCCA AGTGTCAGCTGATGAAGACGGAGAGACCGAAGCCCAACACCTTCATCATCAGGTGTCTGCAGTGGACCACTGTGATCGAGCGCACCTTCCATGTGGACTCGCCCGACGAGAG GGACGAGTGGGTCGAGGCTATTCAGATGGTGGCGGACAAGCTGGCCAAACAGGAAGAGGAAGGAATCCTGTGTAGCCCCATCTCTCAGATCGAAAACGTCAATGAGGAGGAGATGGACACGTCAACCAGTCATCACAAACGAAAG ACAATGAATGACTTTGACTATCTGAAGCTGCTGGGGAAAGGCACGTTTGGGAAGGTGATTCTAGTGCGAGAGAAAGCCAGCGGCACATATTATGCAATGAAGATCCTGAAAAAGGAGGTTATTATTGCCAAG gATGAAGTGGCTCACACGCTCACGGAGAGCAGAGTCCTGAAGAACACGAGGCATCCGTTTCTAACT TCGCTGAAGTACTCATTTCAGACGAAGGATcgtttatgttttgttatggaGTATGTGAATGGAGGAGAG TTGTTTTTTCATTTGTCGAGAGAACGTGTGTTTTCGGAGGATAGGACCCGTTTCTACGGCGCTGAGATCGTTTCTGCGTTGGATTACTTGCACTCTGCGAAGATTGTTTACCGTGACCTGAAG TTGGAAAACTTGATGTTGGATAAGGACGGTCACATAAAGATCACTGATTTCGGCTTGTGTAAGGAGGGCATCACAGACGCCGCTACCATGAAAACGTTCTGCGGGACTCCGGAGTATCTGGCCCCTGAG GTATTGGAGGACAATGATTACGGGAGAGCCGTGGACTGGTGGGGTCTGGGAGTCGTTATGTATGAGATGATGTGTGGACGCCTTCCCTTTTATAATCAG GACCATGAGAAGCTGTTTGAACTAATTCTGATGGAGGAGATAAAGTTTCCCAGAACCCTCTCTGCAGACGCCAAGTCTTTACTGTCTGGATTACTCATCAAAGACCCCAATAAGAG GCTCGGAGGAGGTCCGGATGATGCTAAGGAAATCATGAGACACAGTTTCTTCACAGCGCTGGACTGGCAGGACGTCTATGACAAAAAG CTGGTACCGCCGTTCATGCCCCAGGTATCCTCTGAAACCGACACCAGGTATTTCGACGAGGAGTTCACAGCGCAGACCATCACCATCACCCCTCCAGAGAAGT ATGACGAGGACGGGATGGACTCGGCCGATAGCGAACGGAGACCacatttcccacaattctcGTATTCAGCCAGCGGGCGGGAGTGA